From a region of the Neobacillus niacini genome:
- a CDS encoding YitT family protein has product MNKRRNNQPAPKFVSALEYINVLIGSAIIALAFNVFLLPNQIASGGVSGISTILLSVFGWEPAYVQWAFNIPLFIAGVIFLGKQFGVKTLVGTIFLPFVVFLTKNIDPWTNDALLGALFGGIVVGLGLGIVFRGNGSTGGTDLAAQIITKYTGLTLGTSVVLIDGLIVLSAALVFDIERGLYALIALYVTSKTIDLVQVGFGRSKTAMIITNRQEEVREGILNKIDRGVTKLSAYGGFTDNERPVLMCVVDQREFTKLKQLVKSLDPSAFVVVMDASEVLGEGFKRA; this is encoded by the coding sequence ATGAATAAAAGAAGAAACAATCAGCCTGCACCAAAATTTGTAAGTGCCTTAGAATACATAAATGTTTTAATCGGATCCGCGATTATTGCGCTCGCCTTTAATGTATTTCTCCTGCCAAATCAAATTGCGTCGGGAGGCGTAAGCGGTATTAGTACGATTTTATTAAGCGTATTCGGCTGGGAGCCGGCCTATGTCCAATGGGCTTTTAATATTCCATTGTTTATTGCAGGGGTAATTTTTTTAGGAAAACAATTTGGAGTTAAAACGCTCGTAGGAACGATATTCTTGCCTTTTGTGGTCTTCTTAACAAAGAATATTGATCCTTGGACAAATGATGCCTTGCTTGGAGCACTTTTCGGTGGAATAGTTGTAGGACTAGGATTAGGAATTGTATTTAGGGGAAATGGTTCAACGGGCGGTACGGATTTAGCCGCACAAATCATAACAAAGTACACAGGGCTAACCCTTGGTACGAGCGTTGTTCTAATTGATGGACTTATCGTCCTTTCTGCGGCTCTTGTCTTTGATATTGAACGAGGATTATATGCATTAATAGCCCTATATGTAACGAGCAAAACGATAGATTTAGTTCAGGTTGGGTTTGGCAGATCGAAAACCGCAATGATTATTACAAACAGGCAAGAAGAAGTACGTGAGGGGATTTTAAATAAAATCGATCGCGGTGTGACAAAACTGTCGGCTTATGGTGGATTTACAGATAATGAGCGGCCGGTACTAATGTGTGTAGTCGATCAACGGGAGTTCACAAAATTGAAACAATTGGTTAAATCCCTTGACCCTTCTGCGTTTGTTGTTGTTATGGATGCTTCTGAAGTGTTGGGGGAAGGTTTCAAAAGAGCTTAA
- the cccB gene encoding cytochrome c551: MKKKLLKMVLGTALVMGLAACGGGDDEAGGDTAAGGDAEKIYSQKCSSCHGGDLKGGMGPDLTAVGASKSKDEIAGIIKNGTDGGMPAGLIEGDDLDKVADWLAAKK, translated from the coding sequence ATGAAGAAAAAGCTGCTAAAAATGGTATTGGGAACAGCTTTAGTTATGGGTCTGGCTGCCTGTGGCGGCGGGGATGACGAAGCTGGAGGCGACACTGCTGCTGGCGGGGATGCTGAAAAAATTTATTCACAAAAATGCTCAAGCTGTCATGGCGGTGACTTAAAGGGCGGTATGGGACCTGACCTTACAGCTGTAGGAGCAAGCAAATCAAAGGATGAAATTGCCGGCATCATTAAAAATGGTACAGATGGCGGAATGCCAGCTGGTCTTATCGAAGGCGACGATCTAGACAAGGTTGCTGACTGGCTGGCAGCTAAAAAGTAA
- the ftsE gene encoding cell division ATP-binding protein FtsE: protein MIEMQDVFKKYPNGVTAINGIDVRINQGEFVYVVGPSGAGKSTFIKMMYREEVPTSGTITMNGVNVAKIKNKKVPIFRRNLGVVFQDFKLLPTKTVYENVAFALEVIEAQPKFIKKRVMEVLDLVNLKHKARMLPTELSGGEQQRVSIARSIVNSPKIVIADEPTGNLDPETSWEIMNIFEEINNRGTTIVMATHNREIVNTIKHRVIAIEAGKIARDEQRGDYGYEN, encoded by the coding sequence ATGATAGAAATGCAAGATGTATTTAAAAAATACCCAAATGGGGTTACAGCCATAAATGGAATAGACGTACGGATTAATCAAGGCGAATTTGTTTATGTGGTTGGTCCAAGTGGTGCAGGTAAATCTACTTTTATTAAAATGATGTATCGCGAGGAAGTTCCGACCTCGGGTACTATTACAATGAATGGTGTTAACGTTGCAAAAATAAAAAACAAAAAAGTACCGATTTTCCGACGCAATCTTGGTGTAGTCTTTCAAGATTTTAAACTACTGCCAACGAAAACTGTTTATGAGAATGTAGCCTTTGCACTTGAGGTTATTGAAGCTCAGCCTAAGTTTATAAAGAAGCGCGTGATGGAGGTCCTTGATCTCGTTAACCTAAAGCATAAAGCAAGAATGCTTCCGACAGAGTTATCGGGAGGAGAGCAGCAACGTGTTTCGATTGCACGCTCCATCGTTAACTCGCCTAAGATAGTCATAGCTGACGAGCCTACAGGTAACCTTGACCCCGAGACATCATGGGAAATTATGAATATCTTTGAAGAAATTAATAACAGGGGTACCACGATCGTCATGGCAACCCATAATCGGGAAATCGTCAACACAATTAAACATCGTGTAATTGCGATTGAGGCAGGAAAAATC